Genomic window (Desulfotignum phosphitoxidans DSM 13687):
GGCTATTCCGGTCGTGTGTTTTTGAGCTGTCTGCCCGAACACTTGGATAGTTTCAGCGGTGATGCTGTCGATGGCTTGCTGTGCGGTCAATCTTGTCATGGTAGCCTCCTTAGTTGGTTGTGACGTTTCCGTCGGTGTCTGCCTTTGCGGTGGTGCCGTCTTGCATGTCAAGTCCGGTGGTTGCGAGGATGGTCAAAAGAACTGCTGCTTCTTGCCCCTGGTTTTCAATCCAGAACTTGACGTTTTCTATATTTTCAAGCCAATCTATGGCTTTGTTTGCTGCGGCGTTTCCGGCAAACTGAGACCGGCAATTTTCAAAATTTGCTTGCCTTTTGATGTCTTCTGCCCATTTGATTTGTTTTTCGGAACCGGTCATTCTTGCCTCCTTGTTTATGGTTTATTTCACTGCCTGATCTTGATTTAATTTATAACATAATCAAAAAAGGGTTGTCAAGAATTATTTTATAATTTTTTCAAGTTTATTTTGATTTTATTATAAATTTAAACAAAAAAGTGGTTTGAGGATCTATAGGGTAGTTTTTTGATTGTGCGGCCGGACACACAAAAAAAAGTGTGTTTTTTTTGTGTGATATCAATTTATGGATTTGGAAGTGGTGAAGGTAGGAAGGAAGGAAACAGTTGATTCTGTGGAATCTGATTGATAATCGGGTGAATGTGTACGTTGATATTCAGCAGTAACAACAGCGTAGAAGTGTTTTCCACGGTTGATGATGGTGTAAGGAAACTTATAAGGATCAAAGAACCATTCACCAGAAACAGGACACTGAAAAGCAATCAATCCACGGGATTCAGTCATTGCTTTATTTTCGATTGTGACAAGTTCAAAGTCTTCTTTTTCTTCTTTTGGCTGATTACGGGTTTGAGTCTTTGTGGGATGATTCATGGTTTTGAGAGTGGTTTCGGATTTTTCATATTTATGAGACAAGCGATAAAACATATAAAAAGCAGAACAAACAGAGAACAAAGACAAAATTATGATATACATGAACAACCGGGATTTTTTAACTTGCTGTCCATCACCATCGAATGAGCGATATAAATCAAATATTGCTTTGGATTTCCTGGCAACGGATCTCTGATAAATCTCACCACTGGCTTTTATGTTATACTTAAATTCACCGAAAATCGAGAACGTAGAACGGACAGCGCGATATTCTAACTCTACAAGAGTTGATATCTGTCTACAAATTTTCTTTTCATCTTGGGTGATTAAATATATCTGGTCTGAATAATGGCGATGTGTATCAAAGTACAATACAACATCATTGTTGTTATACCTCGGAGGGATGAATTGTTGACATTCATCAAGAACATAGAGGATTTTTGGGTATTTCTGATGAACGATATCCTGATAATCTTTAGTGAAAAATCGATCAAATGGGATATCTTTTAAAATATCAGATAGATTTTTTGATGGAAGTTTCAAGTCATTGATATTGGTGAAAACGGTTAGATCTGGATCACGAAGGAACCATTTACCATTTTTCTGGATATAAAATTTTTCTGATAAGGTCTTTACAGCAAGATAGGTTTTTCCAGATCCAGGAACGCCCGTGATTAGTGTTATCATGATTTACCTATTAATTTTATTTTTTTATCTTCTAAATCCAGGCAATAAAGAAAGTACAAAAGAGGCACTAATAAAGGATAAATAAGTTGTCAAAGCTTCAGGGACTTTGCAGGCAGTTGCAATATAAGCACCGACACCAACGAGGCTGATTGTTGCATCTGGAAGAGTCGAAGCATTGATAACAGTTGAAAGATACACAGATGTATATTCATATAATTTCATAACGACACCAAAAAGCACCCAGGGCAGCACGAAAAAAGCCATGAAGAACATAAGAGCTTTGACAGCAAAAATGCTGGCAACAATAGCTAACACTGTACGTCCAAAGCCAAAGTAAACACCAGAAAATAGGCCCATTAGAGCCTGTAGAATAAAACCCATATCAATGTCTCCTTAAATACCATTCAAAAGATTTCCACCATAAATAGCGGTATAAATGACGGAATGGGTTATAAATATACATTATCCACGGACCACGTGTAAGATGCCAGTTAGAGAAGCAATGCCGACAAGGAGTGAGCCAAAAGTCTGCATAACGGAATAATAGGGATCAAAACACATATCAATTGTGGATCCTAGAATATTAGCATGTAAACAGGGTGTTCCTGCACCGATATCGATCATATCTTCGATGTTAATCATAGAATATACGGGGTTGTTTTCGATTGCATAATCCATAAAATCGTTGAATTTTTGTTGTGACCAGGGCAGGAATTTATCATCTATGTCATCATCTGAAAGCAGCGGATCTGATGCCAAATCATCATATGATGTAGGGATACTATCAATCATGGAATCGACGGTTTCAGATAATCCAGTATTGATATCACCAGCACCGGATAAAGCATCGGTAACATCGGATTCAGTCAATCCACCGGTTTCAATCATTGTTTCCAGATCACCAATACCGGTTTCAATATTCGTAAGACCATCGGCCAGGCCCTGGATACCAGTTTCAAGATTTCCGATGCCGGAATCTATACCATTCAAGGATTTTTTAATATCCGATCCCTGAGCTTGCATGATTTCAGAGTTGATGCGCATTTTCTGAATATTTTCATTTGTTGCGACAAGATTCTGATTCATAAGATTCTGCGAATCAATTAATTTTGCGGTATTTTGAGCAATAATCTGTGTAGCTTCAGAGTCAGTTTCCGAACCGGTGGGAACTGTCGGTGATGGTTCACCGGTTGAACCGGGTCCCGGTGCAGTGTCATATTCATCACCAGTCCAGACATACGGATGAACAGATGGGAACTTAGAAACATCATATTCTTGATCGATTGTCAGACCGCCGCCGGTTGATTCACAATCTGCTGGCAACTCATACCAATCACCACCGATATAGACGATATCAGTGTAACCGGCTGAGCCTTCAGGTATATATTCACCGAGAATAAATCCATCGTCGTAATTTGTACGGACCC
Coding sequences:
- a CDS encoding zonula occludens toxin family protein, producing the protein MITLITGVPGSGKTYLAVKTLSEKFYIQKNGKWFLRDPDLTVFTNINDLKLPSKNLSDILKDIPFDRFFTKDYQDIVHQKYPKILYVLDECQQFIPPRYNNNDVVLYFDTHRHYSDQIYLITQDEKKICRQISTLVELEYRAVRSTFSIFGEFKYNIKASGEIYQRSVARKSKAIFDLYRSFDGDGQQVKKSRLFMYIIILSLFSVCSAFYMFYRLSHKYEKSETTLKTMNHPTKTQTRNQPKEEKEDFELVTIENKAMTESRGLIAFQCPVSGEWFFDPYKFPYTIINRGKHFYAVVTAEYQRTHSPDYQSDSTESTVSFLPTFTTSKSIN